From Rhodococcus sp. B7740:
GTCGAGGGCGAGACGTCGACCGCCGACGTCGCGATCGCCACCCCACGGGGAACGGCAGCTCCGTCCCCTCAGACCTGGGTGCTGATCGATGGCAACTGGAAGCTCTCGGATGCCAGCACCTGCCGGATTCTCGCTATGGGACAGGCTCCCTGCGCCTAGACCGAGAGGTCGGAATCCTCGCCGACGCCGATCGTCAGCCCTTGCCCGATCGACGCTGCGGCTTCGGCGTGACGGTGCCCTCGGCGAGGCGTCGAACACTCACGAGGAATGCGGTGTGCCCCTGCATCCGATGCTCGGGCCGAACCGCCAGTCCCACGACGTGCCAACCGCGCACCATCGACTCCCACGAACGGGGTTCGGTCCAGCATTCCTGTGCGCGTAGGGCTTCGACGACCTTGGACAGCTGCGTCACCGTTGCGACGTACACCAACAGCACTCCGCCCGGAACGAGAGCTTTCGATACGGCGGGCAGTGCGTCCCAGGGGGCCAGCATGTCCAGAACGACCCGATCCACCTGCTCCCCCGGTCGATCGACACCGAACCGATCCACGTCGGCCACCGTCAGGTGCCAGTTGGACGGCCGCTCGCCGAAGAACGTCTCGACGTTCTTGATCGCGTAGTCGGCATGGTCCTGGCGGATCTCGTAGGAGATGACCGTTCCTTCCGTACCCACCGCACGCAGCAGCGAGCACGTCAGAGCGCCCGATCCGGCACCGGCCTCGAGTACGCGGGCTCCGGGGAACATATCGCCCTCGTGGACGATCTGGGCTGCATCCTTGGGGTAGATGACCTGCGCGCCACGCGGCATCGACAGCACGTAGTCGGTCAACAGCGGCCGAAGCGCGAGGTAGGGGGTGCCGTTGACGGACGTGACGACGCTGCCCTCGTCCGCCCCGAGCAGTTTGTCGTGGGTGATCCCGCCCCGGTGCGTGTGGAATTCCTTGCCCGCCTCGAGCACCACCGTGTAGTGACGGCCCTTGCCGTCGGTGAGCTGGACTCGGTCTCCGACGCGGAACGGACCGCTGCGGGCGGGTCCGGTCGGTACCGGCTCGACGGGCATCCCGTCGTCGATCGTCGTAGCGTCGTCGAGTTCGATCTCGTCGACGGTCGCGGTGACCACCTCGTCTGCACCTGGAGCCGGAACGTCGACGATCGCGTCGACCTCGGAACCGTCGCTTGCCGCGGACGCGGAATCACCGAAGGACACAGCATCACCGGACGGCACAGCGGAACCTGCTTTCGTTGCTCTGTTCGACGCCCGACCTGTTGGTCCGACACCTGGGACGACTCGACGTGCCAGACTACGGCCTTGACCGAAGATGTCGGACCAACGGCATAGTCTCGCAGTCGTGAGTATTTCCGTGTCGACGCCCATCGACTTGCCTCTACTCGACCTCGGCGACAGCGCGCGACCGCCACTGGCGGTGCCGAGCCCCCGCAGCACGCCGGCGTTGTCGCCCTCCCGCGCAGGCGATTTCAAGCAGTGTCCTCTCCTCTACCGCTTTCGCGCGGTCGACCGCATTCCGGAGGTCTCCACCGAAGCTCAGGTCAAGGGAACTGTGGTGCATGCCGCACTGGAGGCTCTCTACGCGCTGCCTGCGCAGGACCGCGTGCCGACGACTGCGCGCGACCTGGTGGATCCGGCGTGGGAGCGAGTGGTTGCCCAGTCGCCCGCCATCGAGTCGTTGGTTCCGGCCGACGAGCGGACGGCCTTTCTCGATCGCGCTCGGGCTCTGGTCGCCGGGTACTACGAACTCGAGGACCCCACTCACTTCGAGCCCGAGTCCTGCGAGCAACGGGTGGAGATCGATCTGGACGACGGCACGCCGCTTCGGGGATTCATCGATCGAATCGACGTCGCACCCAACGGCATGATTCGCGTCGTCGACTACAAAACCGGTCGGGCACCGCGGGAGTTCACCGAGTCCAAGGCGCTGTTCCAGATGAAGTTCTACGCCCTGATGATCATGCGCATGCGCGGCGTCGTTCCGGCGCAACTGAAATTGATGTATCTCGCCGACAAGCAGGAACTGACCTACGCTCCGGACGAAGACGAGCTGCGCAGGTTCGAGCGCATGCTGTCTGCCATCTGGAAAGCGATTCTGGCTGCAGGCGAGACCGGTGACTTCCGCGCCAAGAAGGGCGCACTGTGCAAGTGGTGCGACCACCAGGCCCTGTGCCCCGAGTTCGGCGGCACTCCCCCGCCGTATCCGGGTTGGCCGCAGACGGCCCAGGCTTCTGCGGTGTCCGAGCAGTGACGATTCCGAACGCCTTCTTCGTCCCCGCCGGTCTCGGCAGTGAAGGCCACGAGAGGGTCACCGCCACCGAGCACACCGTCAGCCTGTGGGCACCGACGATGCAGCACGGGGCACCGCCGTCCGCCCTGTTGGTCCGTGCACTCGAGCGCGTCGACGCGCGCGAGGACACTCGGATCAGTCGGGTGGCCGTGGACATCCTCGGACCGGTTCCGGTCGGCGACATCGAGATCCGAGCATGGACGGAGCGTCCCGGTACCAATATCGAGCTCGTCGTGGCGGAACTGTGGGCGGCCGGTGCCTCGGGAACTGCGCGCGCTGTCGCCCGGGGCAGCGCATGGCGTATGCGCACCACGCCGACGGACGACGTGGCTCACTCGGGCGATCCGGTGATGCGACCGGTGAGCGACGGTGTCGACTACACCTTCGGTGGCACCTGGTCGTCGGGTTATCTCGACGCCGTCGAGTTCAAGATCCTCACCGGACTCGGAGCCGACGGACCGGGTGAGATCTGGGCCAGGCCCACACCCGTTCTCGTGCAGGGTGAATCGATGACATCCCTGGAACGACTCTTCTCGATTGCGGACATCGCCAACGGCATCGGTGCGAAACTGCCGATCGACGAATGGACGTTCTTGAACACCGACCTGACCGTGCACGTGTTCCGAGTGCCGCAGGGTGAATGGGTAGGAGTCTCGGCGGAGACCTCCACCGGTCCCGACGGTATCGCCATGTGTGCAGGCACGCTCAGTGACGAACTGGGACCGGTCGGGCGCATCGCGCAGACGGTATTGGTTCGGCGTCGCACCTGACGAGCGACAACGATCGGGGCACCCGCGGCGCGCACGCAACGCGCGACACGACCCGTCGGCTGCCCGGACTCAGAATGCTCGACAGGACCTGATGTCGGAAGCGAGGATCGCCTTGGCACCCAGCTCGGCGAGCTGATCCATGACGTTGTTGTGGACCTTGCGAGAAACCATGGCGCGCACGGCAACCCAGTTGTCGTCGACCATCGGGGCGAGGGTCGGCGATTCGATTCCCGGGGTGATCTTCACGGCCTCGTCGAGGATCGCCTTGGGGCAGTCGTAATCGAGCATCAGGTACTGCTGCGCGAAGACGACGCCCTGGACACGGGCGATGAGTTGCTTTCGTGCGGAGTCGGTGCCCGGAGCGCCTGCTCGTTCGATCAACACACCCTCCGAATCGCAGAGAGAGTCGCCGAAGGCCACGAGGTTGTTCTGACGCAACGAACGTCCCGACTCCACCACGTCGGCGATCGCGTCGGCCACACCGAGCTGGATGGAGATCTCGACCGCACCGTCGAGGCGGATGACCGTAGCCTCGAGTCCTCTGGCGGCCAGATCCTTACGCACCAGATTGGGATAGGACGTGGCGATGCGCAGTCCGCCCAGGTCCTCGGGTGCCCACTGCTTGCCCGCGGGTGCGGCGTAGCGGAAGGTCGATCGGCCGAACCCGAGTGCCAGCCGTTCCTCGACCGCGGCACCGGAATCGAGCGCCAGGTCGCGTCCGGTGATACCCAGATCCAATTGCCCGGATCCGACGTAGATCGCGATGTCCTTGGGGCGGAGAAAGAAGAACTCGACGCCGTTCGCCGGATCGAGAACCGTCAGGTCCTTCGAGTCGCTTCGGCGTCGGTAGCCGGCTTCACTGAGAATCTCGGCGGCGGACTCGGAAAGAGCGCCCTTGTTGGGTACGGCTACGCGCAGCATGGAGTGTCCTTGTTCGACGAGTTCGTGAGCGACAAGCGGATCGAACTCACAGATGTTTGTAGACGTCCTCGAGTTCGAGGCCTCTGCCCACCATCATCACCTGGACCCAGTAGAGAAGCTGCGAAATCTCCTCGGCGAGCGCCTCGTCGCTCTCGTGCTCGGCAGCGATCCACACTTCACCTGCTTCTTCGAGGACCTTCTTGCCCTGGAAATGAACTCCAGCGTCCAACGCTGCGACGGTGCCCGAACCCTCGGGACGGGTCTTCGAGCGATCGGTGAGCTCGGCGAACAGCGAATCGAAAGTCTTCACGACTGGATATTCTTTCACGTCGTCACTCGGGTACACGAATACGGTCGAGATTAGGGCGTTCGGCCCGACCAGGCCCGGCGAACGTCCTCGGCAGTGAGTCCGACGAGACCGTCGCGAATCGTGTATCCGGGTGCCGCCTGCACTGCGATCTCGGAGGGAACCACCAACACCGGACACCCCGCCGTGTGGGCAGAGAGCGATCCGGTGGGCGAATCCTCGACCGCAAGGCACGACGCGGCCTCGAGTCCGAGCAACGCAGCACCGCGCAGGTACGGTGCCGGGTGAGGTTTGCCTGCCTCGACCTCGTCGCCGGTGACGGTGATGTCGAAGTACTCGCGGCCCAGGGTGTCCAGTGCCCGCTCGACCAGACCGCGTTCGGTGTTGGTGACCAGCCCAGTGGACAGGCCCATCTCGCGCACGAGCGCAAGGGCGTCCTTGGCACCTGGTCGCCACGGAATCCCCTCGGCGAACAGGTCTCCGACGCGGGCGGTCAGCCATTCGCGCCCCTCGGCCAGATGATCGTCGGTGACCTCCACCGAGGCGTTGGCCAGCACCTTGCTCAGCGCGTCCCGCATCGAGTTACCGAGGGTGCTCTCGCGTACTTCCGCGCTGAGTTCGGTTCCCAGGGAGCGGGAGTACTCACCGATAGCGACGTCCCAGATCTTCTCCGAGTCGAGCAGTGTGCCGTCCATGTCCCACAGGACACCGTGCAGGTGAGTTGGACTAGACATTGAAGTACTTGGCCTCCGGGTGATGAAGCACGAATGCATCGGTCGACTGTTCGGGGTGCAACTGCAGTTCCTCGGAGAGCTTCACGCCGATCCGCTCGGGTTCGAGAAGCGCGGCGAGCTTGATGCGGTCCTCGAGATCCGGGCAGGCTCCGTAGCCGAACGAGTAACGCGCACCGCGATATTCGAGTTTGAAGAAGCCTTCGGCCTCGGTGGGATCCTCCGAGGCAACGGAATTGCCGTCGGACAGCTTCAGTTCCTCGCGTACCCGGCGATGCCAGTACTCGGCCAAGGCCTCGGTGAGCTGAACTCCGATTCCGTGGACCTCGAGGTAGTCGCGGTACGAGTCGGCAGCGAACAGCTCGTTGGCGAAGTCCGCGATGGGCTGCCCCATCGTCACCAGGTTCATCGGCAGAACATCGACCTGGCCCGATTCCCGTGCAGCCGAACGCGATCGAACGAAGTCCGCGATGCACAGGAACCGGTCGCGGTGCTGACGCGGGAACGTGAATCGGAAGCGTTCGGGCGCGTCGGGTTCGGGTTCGGTGAGCACGACGACGTCGTCGCCCTCCGACACCGCCGGGAAGTATCCGTACACCAACGCCGCATGCGCGAGGATGCCGTCGGTGCTCAGGCGATCCAACCAATAACGCAGGCGCGGTTTGCCTTCCGATTCCACCAGATCCTCGTACGTGGCACCTTCGCCCTTACGTGCACCGCGCAGACCCCACTGCCCCAGGAACAGAGCCCGCTCGTCGAGCAGCCCCGAGTACTCCGACAGCGACACGCCCTTGACGATGCGCGTGCCCCAGAAGGGTGGCACCGGGATATCGATATCGGCAGCGACATCGGATCGCTCGGGCACGACCACCGGTGCCTCGGCGGCCTTGCGCTTCTCCGCGATTCGCTTGGAGCGCTCGTGACGTTCCTTGCGCTCGGCCGCCTTGGCCTTCGATGCGAGTGCCTCGGGGCTGTCCGGAGCCGGACCGCCGCCACGCTTGGTTGTCATGATGGTGTCCATCAACCGAAGACCTTCGAACGCGTCTCGCGCATAGTGCACGTCGCCTTCGTAGACGTCCTGCAGATCGTTCTCGACATAGGACCGCGTCAGCGCGGCTCCGCCGAGGAGCACCGGGAATTGCTCGGCGACACCGCGCGAGTTGAGTTCGATCAGGTTGTCCTTCATGACCACCGTCGACTTCACCAGCAGCCCGGACATGCCGATCACGTCGGCGCGCTTGTCGATCGCGGCTTCCAGAATGGTCGAAATCGGTTGCTTGATACCGAGATTGACCACCTCGTAGCCGTTGTTGCTCAAGATGATGTCGACGAGGTTCTTGCCGATGTCGTGCACGTCGCCCTTGACGGTACCGAGCACG
This genomic window contains:
- the hisG gene encoding ATP phosphoribosyltransferase, whose amino-acid sequence is MLRVAVPNKGALSESAAEILSEAGYRRRSDSKDLTVLDPANGVEFFFLRPKDIAIYVGSGQLDLGITGRDLALDSGAAVEERLALGFGRSTFRYAAPAGKQWAPEDLGGLRIATSYPNLVRKDLAARGLEATVIRLDGAVEISIQLGVADAIADVVESGRSLRQNNLVAFGDSLCDSEGVLIERAGAPGTDSARKQLIARVQGVVFAQQYLMLDYDCPKAILDEAVKITPGIESPTLAPMVDDNWVAVRAMVSRKVHNNVMDQLAELGAKAILASDIRSCRAF
- a CDS encoding phosphoribosyl-ATP diphosphatase encodes the protein MKTFDSLFAELTDRSKTRPEGSGTVAALDAGVHFQGKKVLEEAGEVWIAAEHESDEALAEEISQLLYWVQVMMVGRGLELEDVYKHL
- a CDS encoding thioesterase family protein, which encodes MTIPNAFFVPAGLGSEGHERVTATEHTVSLWAPTMQHGAPPSALLVRALERVDAREDTRISRVAVDILGPVPVGDIEIRAWTERPGTNIELVVAELWAAGASGTARAVARGSAWRMRTTPTDDVAHSGDPVMRPVSDGVDYTFGGTWSSGYLDAVEFKILTGLGADGPGEIWARPTPVLVQGESMTSLERLFSIADIANGIGAKLPIDEWTFLNTDLTVHVFRVPQGEWVGVSAETSTGPDGIAMCAGTLSDELGPVGRIAQTVLVRRRT
- a CDS encoding RecB family exonuclease, with the protein product MAVPSPRSTPALSPSRAGDFKQCPLLYRFRAVDRIPEVSTEAQVKGTVVHAALEALYALPAQDRVPTTARDLVDPAWERVVAQSPAIESLVPADERTAFLDRARALVAGYYELEDPTHFEPESCEQRVEIDLDDGTPLRGFIDRIDVAPNGMIRVVDYKTGRAPREFTESKALFQMKFYALMIMRMRGVVPAQLKLMYLADKQELTYAPDEDELRRFERMLSAIWKAILAAGETGDFRAKKGALCKWCDHQALCPEFGGTPPPYPGWPQTAQASAVSEQ
- a CDS encoding tRNA (adenine-N1)-methyltransferase, whose product is MPVEPVPTGPARSGPFRVGDRVQLTDGKGRHYTVVLEAGKEFHTHRGGITHDKLLGADEGSVVTSVNGTPYLALRPLLTDYVLSMPRGAQVIYPKDAAQIVHEGDMFPGARVLEAGAGSGALTCSLLRAVGTEGTVISYEIRQDHADYAIKNVETFFGERPSNWHLTVADVDRFGVDRPGEQVDRVVLDMLAPWDALPAVSKALVPGGVLLVYVATVTQLSKVVEALRAQECWTEPRSWESMVRGWHVVGLAVRPEHRMQGHTAFLVSVRRLAEGTVTPKPQRRSGKG
- a CDS encoding HAD family hydrolase; its protein translation is MSSPTHLHGVLWDMDGTLLDSEKIWDVAIGEYSRSLGTELSAEVRESTLGNSMRDALSKVLANASVEVTDDHLAEGREWLTARVGDLFAEGIPWRPGAKDALALVREMGLSTGLVTNTERGLVERALDTLGREYFDITVTGDEVEAGKPHPAPYLRGAALLGLEAASCLAVEDSPTGSLSAHTAGCPVLVVPSEIAVQAAPGYTIRDGLVGLTAEDVRRAWSGRTP